In one Sphingobium sp. MI1205 genomic region, the following are encoded:
- the glyA gene encoding serine hydroxymethyltransferase, with protein sequence MSTATLAQPDLSDIRAEGYFTRSLADADPAVFAGVTKELKREQNQIELIASENIVSKAVLEAQGSVFTNKYAEGYPGKRYYQGCAPSDEVEQLAIDRAKQIFNCGFVNVQPHSGAQANGAVMLALTKPGDTIMGLSLDAGGHLTHGAKPALSGKWYNAVQYGVREDTHMIDYDALEAQAIEAKPTLIIAGGSAYPRHLDFARFRAIADKVGALLMVDMAHFAGLVAGGAHPTPFGHAHVVTTTTHKTLRGPRGGMILTDDEAIAKKINSAVFPGLQGGPLMHVIAAKAVAFGEALRPEFQTYAQAIVTNAKALAAKLEQRGLAVVSGGTDTHLALIDLRPYGISGKDADEALERSFITCNKNGVPGDPLPPTKTSGIRVGSPAGTTRGFGVAEFEAIGDMIADVLEGLRDNGEHGDAAVEAEVRERVSALCARFPIYEG encoded by the coding sequence ATGAGCACCGCAACCCTCGCCCAGCCCGATCTGTCCGACATCCGCGCGGAAGGCTATTTCACGCGCAGCCTGGCCGACGCCGATCCGGCCGTGTTCGCTGGCGTCACCAAGGAATTGAAGCGCGAGCAGAACCAGATCGAACTGATCGCGTCGGAAAACATCGTGTCCAAGGCGGTGCTGGAGGCGCAGGGTTCGGTCTTCACCAACAAATATGCCGAAGGCTATCCGGGCAAGCGCTACTATCAGGGCTGCGCACCTTCCGATGAGGTCGAGCAGCTCGCCATCGACCGCGCGAAGCAGATTTTCAACTGTGGCTTCGTCAATGTGCAACCCCACTCGGGCGCGCAGGCCAATGGCGCGGTGATGCTGGCCCTGACCAAGCCGGGCGACACCATCATGGGCCTGTCGCTCGATGCCGGTGGTCACCTGACCCACGGCGCCAAGCCCGCCCTTTCCGGCAAATGGTATAATGCCGTGCAATATGGCGTGCGCGAAGACACGCACATGATCGATTATGACGCGCTCGAAGCGCAGGCGATCGAGGCGAAGCCGACGCTGATCATCGCGGGCGGTTCGGCCTATCCGCGTCACCTGGACTTCGCCCGCTTCCGCGCGATTGCCGACAAGGTCGGTGCGCTGCTGATGGTCGATATGGCGCACTTCGCCGGCCTCGTCGCAGGCGGCGCGCACCCCACGCCCTTCGGCCATGCCCATGTCGTCACCACCACCACGCACAAGACCCTGCGCGGTCCGCGCGGCGGCATGATCCTGACCGATGACGAAGCCATCGCCAAGAAGATCAACTCGGCGGTGTTCCCCGGCCTTCAGGGCGGCCCGCTGATGCATGTCATCGCCGCCAAGGCCGTGGCCTTTGGCGAAGCGCTGCGTCCCGAGTTCCAGACCTACGCCCAGGCGATCGTCACCAATGCCAAGGCGCTGGCGGCCAAGCTCGAACAGCGCGGCCTCGCCGTGGTGTCGGGCGGCACGGACACGCACCTCGCGCTCATCGACCTGCGTCCCTATGGCATTTCCGGCAAGGACGCGGACGAGGCACTGGAGCGCAGCTTCATCACCTGCAACAAGAATGGCGTACCGGGCGACCCGCTTCCGCCGACCAAGACCAGCGGCATCCGCGTGGGTTCGCCCGCTGGCACGACGCGTGGCTTTGGCGTTGCGGAATTTGAAGCCATTGGCGACATGATCGCCGACGTCCTCGAAGGACTGCGTGACAATGGTGAACATGGCGACGCCGCAGTCGAAGCCGAGGTGCGGGAACGCGTCTCGGCCTTGTGCGCCCGTTTCCCCATCTACGAGGGCTGA
- a CDS encoding agmatine deiminase family protein, which yields MTFRMPAEWAPHDWTWIGFPTNPQEWPGAFDAARQQIADFANALHADGRGEQVRLVVASAPDAQVAKGMVVPDVEIVVQKLGDVWLRDTAPIAVMRGQERALVDFGFNGWGGKYQMPGDEDIGVRLAAMTGLPTSSQHWIFEGGAVDTDGTGLFVTTEQCLLNPNRNPDLDRGKIETLLAGSLGLSDMLWLGEGLLNDHTDGHVDNLARFVAPGILALPEASTDDDPNAAIYADARARAQAFGVEVASIPSPGRVVVDGEVIPASYMNFYIGNAAVIVPIYGQPNDQAALDALRAFFPGREIVGLRSDAILSGGGSFHCCSQQMPSAA from the coding sequence ATGACATTCCGTATGCCAGCCGAATGGGCGCCGCATGACTGGACCTGGATCGGCTTTCCGACCAATCCGCAGGAATGGCCAGGCGCGTTCGATGCCGCTCGCCAGCAGATCGCCGACTTCGCCAATGCGCTTCATGCGGATGGACGCGGCGAGCAGGTGCGGCTGGTCGTCGCCAGCGCGCCTGACGCCCAGGTCGCAAAGGGCATGGTCGTGCCCGACGTCGAGATCGTCGTCCAAAAACTGGGTGACGTCTGGCTGCGCGATACCGCCCCAATTGCCGTAATGCGCGGCCAGGAGCGCGCGCTGGTCGATTTCGGCTTCAACGGCTGGGGCGGCAAATATCAGATGCCGGGCGATGAAGACATCGGTGTGCGCCTCGCCGCCATGACAGGGCTGCCCACATCATCCCAGCACTGGATATTCGAAGGGGGAGCGGTCGACACCGACGGCACCGGCCTTTTCGTGACGACCGAACAGTGCCTGCTCAACCCAAACCGCAATCCGGATCTGGACCGCGGAAAGATCGAAACGCTCTTGGCCGGATCGCTCGGACTGTCCGACATGCTGTGGCTTGGCGAGGGACTGCTGAACGATCACACGGACGGCCATGTCGATAATCTGGCGCGTTTTGTGGCGCCCGGCATACTGGCGCTGCCCGAAGCCAGCACGGACGATGATCCCAACGCCGCCATTTACGCCGACGCCCGCGCGCGGGCGCAAGCATTCGGGGTGGAAGTGGCGTCGATCCCCTCCCCCGGCCGCGTCGTGGTGGATGGCGAAGTCATCCCGGCCAGCTACATGAATTTCTACATCGGCAACGCCGCCGTCATCGTGCCCATCTATGGCCAGCCCAATGACCAGGCCGCCCTTGATGCCCTCAGGGCCTTCTTCCCTGGCCGGGAGATTGTCGGGCTGCGGAGCGACGCCATTCTTTCGGGCGGCGGCAGCTTCCACTGTTGCAGCCAGCAGATGCCGTCCGCAGCATGA
- a CDS encoding uracil-DNA glycosylase: MTLQSPIAHAEAPLDCPLCPRLATLREACRAEHPDWWNAPVPAFGDPQARIVVVGLAPGKQGANRTGRAFTGEFSGDLLFATLAKFGLTEGRYEARADDGLVLKDVVIVNAVKCLPPENKPLPQEAHNCRLFLKSAVAALPDAHIFVALGEVAHQSVVKVLGGKLPKARFAHLAEHRMPSGKIVIDSYHCSRRNMMTGRLTEEMFSAVFEKATALLDEGAASGQRIR; this comes from the coding sequence ATGACGCTGCAAAGCCCCATCGCGCATGCTGAAGCGCCGCTCGATTGCCCCCTGTGCCCGCGCCTCGCCACATTGCGGGAGGCATGCCGGGCGGAGCATCCAGATTGGTGGAACGCGCCAGTCCCGGCGTTCGGCGATCCACAGGCGCGGATCGTGGTGGTTGGGCTGGCACCGGGAAAGCAGGGCGCCAATCGCACCGGCCGCGCTTTTACTGGCGAATTTTCAGGGGATCTGCTTTTTGCGACGCTTGCAAAGTTCGGGCTGACAGAGGGGCGCTATGAAGCAAGAGCCGACGATGGTCTGGTGCTGAAGGATGTCGTTATCGTCAACGCGGTCAAATGCCTTCCGCCCGAAAACAAGCCGCTGCCGCAGGAAGCGCATAACTGCCGACTTTTCCTGAAATCCGCAGTCGCGGCTTTGCCTGACGCCCATATATTTGTCGCGCTGGGGGAGGTCGCCCACCAGTCGGTCGTGAAGGTGCTGGGGGGCAAGCTGCCAAAGGCGCGCTTTGCTCATCTGGCGGAACACAGGATGCCAAGCGGCAAGATCGTCATCGACAGCTATCATTGCTCCAGGCGAAACATGATGACGGGCCGTTTGACCGAAGAGATGTTCTCCGCCGTCTTTGAAAAGGCCACGGCGTTGCTGGATGAGGGCGCGGCGTCCGGTCAGCGCATCAGATAG
- the aguB gene encoding N-carbamoylputrescine amidase, producing the protein MTKVTVAALQLAFSEDMDNNIAMVADHVVKAAARGAKIILPPELFEGPYFCKVEDEALFAKAQPLGEHPAVQEMRKVAKAERVYIPASFFERDGQHHYNSLAMIDDEGEIMGVYRKSHIPDGPGYEEKYYFRPGNSGFKVWETRYGTIGVGICWDQWYPEAARVMALMGAEMLFYPTAIGSEPYDADLDTSRMWRRAMIGHAVSNCMPVIAANRIGEEDGQKFYGHSFISDEWGDFAADADAKDHGALVATLDLTQARKHRAGMGFFRDRRPELYGRIAQDI; encoded by the coding sequence ATGACCAAAGTCACCGTCGCCGCACTCCAGCTCGCCTTTTCGGAGGACATGGACAATAATATCGCCATGGTCGCGGACCACGTGGTGAAAGCCGCTGCGCGCGGCGCGAAGATCATCCTCCCGCCCGAACTGTTCGAAGGCCCCTATTTCTGCAAAGTAGAGGACGAGGCCCTGTTCGCCAAGGCCCAGCCCCTGGGCGAGCATCCCGCCGTACAGGAGATGCGCAAGGTAGCGAAAGCAGAGCGGGTCTATATACCTGCCAGCTTCTTCGAGCGCGATGGGCAGCATCATTATAACTCCCTCGCGATGATCGACGATGAAGGCGAGATCATGGGGGTCTATCGCAAAAGCCATATTCCCGACGGGCCCGGCTATGAGGAAAAATATTATTTCCGTCCCGGAAACAGCGGCTTCAAGGTATGGGAAACCCGTTATGGCACCATCGGCGTCGGCATCTGCTGGGACCAATGGTATCCCGAAGCGGCGCGCGTAATGGCGTTGATGGGCGCTGAAATGCTTTTCTACCCCACCGCCATCGGATCCGAACCTTATGACGCGGATCTGGACACCAGCCGCATGTGGCGCCGCGCCATGATCGGCCACGCGGTCAGCAACTGCATGCCCGTGATCGCCGCCAATCGTATTGGGGAGGAGGATGGCCAGAAATTCTATGGTCACAGCTTCATCTCCGATGAATGGGGCGATTTCGCCGCGGACGCTGACGCAAAGGATCATGGTGCGCTGGTCGCCACGCTTGACCTCACGCAGGCACGAAAGCACCGCGCTGGCATGGGCTTCTTCCGCGACCGGCGGCCCGAACTTTATGGCCGGATCGCACAGGACATCTGA
- a CDS encoding chorismate mutase gives MNPENYTTMAQVRAGVDEIDRQLVALFEQRFAHMRAAARIKPERSAVRDEARKAEVIHNIRQEAVRLGAPADILATLWDQLVEASIAYEMIEFDRLRA, from the coding sequence ATGAACCCCGAAAACTACACGACCATGGCGCAAGTCCGCGCCGGCGTAGATGAGATCGACCGCCAGCTTGTGGCGCTGTTCGAGCAGCGTTTCGCCCATATGCGCGCCGCCGCACGGATAAAGCCCGAACGGAGCGCTGTTCGCGATGAGGCGCGCAAGGCCGAAGTCATCCACAATATCAGGCAGGAGGCGGTTCGTCTGGGCGCCCCGGCCGACATTTTGGCTACGCTGTGGGATCAGTTGGTAGAGGCGTCGATCGCCTATGAGATGATCGAGTTCGACCGCCTTAGAGCCTAA
- the folK gene encoding 2-amino-4-hydroxy-6-hydroxymethyldihydropteridine diphosphokinase yields the protein MRKTSILHLYALALGSNRPLSAERAPSRLLQDATGELKKLGKIAAIAPAMMTAPVGPSLRLFANTALLIESPLHPKAMLAALQQIERSLGRRRHRRWGARSIDIDIILWSGGRFNSRTLHIPHPAFRSRDFVLSPLIAIAPRWRDPVSGLSVRHLRARLQKAAPLPRPRG from the coding sequence ATGCGCAAGACAAGCATTCTCCATCTCTATGCGCTCGCCCTCGGGTCCAATCGCCCGCTTTCGGCCGAACGCGCGCCTTCCCGGCTGCTGCAGGATGCGACAGGTGAGTTGAAGAAACTGGGCAAGATCGCCGCCATCGCGCCCGCCATGATGACGGCCCCGGTCGGCCCTTCCCTCAGGCTATTCGCCAACACCGCCCTGTTGATCGAAAGCCCGCTACACCCAAAGGCGATGCTGGCGGCGCTCCAGCAGATCGAGAGAAGTCTCGGTAGACGACGTCACCGCCGCTGGGGCGCGCGCAGCATCGACATCGACATCATCCTGTGGTCCGGGGGCCGCTTCAACAGCCGCACGCTCCATATTCCCCACCCCGCATTTCGCAGCCGCGATTTCGTGCTCTCCCCCCTCATCGCGATCGCACCGAGGTGGCGAGATCCTGTTTCCGGCCTGTCCGTGCGCCACCTGCGCGCGCGTCTGCAAAAAGCCGCGCCTTTGCCACGTCCTAGAGGTTGA
- the rpiB gene encoding ribose 5-phosphate isomerase B produces MKIAIASDHAAVDLKAELADWLRAEGHQVDDLGPATADRVDYPDYGYKLASVVASGAAERGIALCGSGIGISIAVNRNPACRCALVSEPLSAALSREHNDANVLALGARLTGVDMAKACVATFLSTEFGGGRHGGRVEKLSQPAL; encoded by the coding sequence GTGAAAATCGCCATTGCTTCCGATCATGCCGCCGTTGATCTGAAGGCGGAACTCGCAGACTGGCTGCGCGCCGAAGGGCATCAGGTCGATGATCTCGGCCCGGCCACCGCGGACCGCGTGGACTATCCCGACTATGGGTACAAGCTCGCATCGGTGGTGGCCTCCGGCGCTGCGGAGCGTGGCATCGCGCTGTGTGGCTCGGGCATCGGCATTTCCATCGCGGTCAATCGCAATCCGGCCTGCCGCTGCGCGCTTGTGTCCGAACCCTTGTCGGCCGCACTTTCCCGCGAACATAATGATGCAAACGTCCTGGCGCTCGGCGCGCGGCTGACCGGAGTTGACATGGCCAAGGCCTGCGTCGCCACTTTTCTTTCCACCGAATTTGGCGGGGGCCGTCATGGCGGCCGCGTCGAAAAACTCTCCCAGCCCGCGCTTTAA
- the rpsD gene encoding 30S ribosomal protein S4, producing MSKRSSAKYKLDRRMGENIWGRPKSPVNKREYGPGQHGQRRKGKMSDYGIQLKAKQKLKGYYGDITEKQFKKNYIEAARMKGDTGQNLIGLLERRLDAVVYRAKFAPTIFSARQIVSHGHIYVNGVKCNIASRLVKPGDEITLGKKAQEMALVLEAQSLPERDIPDYVSPDGASKVTYVRVPSLDEVPYPVKMEPNLVVEFYSR from the coding sequence ATGTCGAAGCGTTCCAGCGCCAAGTATAAACTCGACCGCCGTATGGGCGAGAATATCTGGGGCCGCCCCAAGAGCCCGGTCAACAAGCGCGAATATGGCCCCGGCCAGCACGGTCAGCGCCGCAAGGGCAAGATGTCGGACTACGGCATCCAGCTCAAGGCGAAGCAGAAGCTGAAGGGCTATTACGGCGACATCACCGAAAAGCAGTTCAAGAAGAACTATATCGAAGCCGCCCGTATGAAGGGCGACACCGGCCAGAATCTGATCGGCCTGCTTGAGCGCCGTCTGGACGCCGTCGTCTACCGCGCCAAGTTCGCGCCGACGATCTTCTCGGCCCGTCAGATCGTTTCGCACGGCCACATCTATGTGAACGGCGTGAAGTGCAACATCGCCAGCCGTCTGGTGAAGCCGGGTGACGAAATCACCCTGGGCAAGAAGGCGCAGGAAATGGCGCTGGTTCTCGAAGCGCAGAGCCTGCCCGAGCGTGACATTCCCGACTATGTGTCGCCCGATGGCGCCAGCAAGGTGACTTATGTCCGCGTTCCCTCGCTGGACGAAGTACCCTATCCGGTGAAGATGGAACCCAATCTGGTCGTCGAATTCTATTCGCGCTGA
- a CDS encoding DUF3147 family protein: MGMLALRALLSGIIITIISVVSRRYPALGALIASLPLISVLGMIWLWNDRPDAENMARHAEATFYYVLPSLPMFLLIPAMLRRGISFPAALIAGCAVTILLYLATVAIVARMGIRL, encoded by the coding sequence ATCGGGATGCTGGCGCTGCGGGCGCTTCTGTCGGGTATCATCATCACCATCATATCGGTCGTGTCGCGCCGCTATCCGGCACTGGGCGCGCTGATCGCATCCCTGCCGCTGATCTCGGTGCTGGGCATGATCTGGCTGTGGAACGATCGCCCCGACGCGGAAAATATGGCGCGGCATGCAGAGGCGACATTCTATTATGTCCTGCCCTCACTGCCCATGTTCCTGTTGATCCCCGCTATGTTGCGCCGGGGGATTTCCTTTCCAGCCGCGCTGATCGCAGGTTGCGCAGTGACGATCCTTCTCTATCTCGCAACCGTCGCCATCGTCGCTCGCATGGGCATTCGTCTCTAG
- a CDS encoding PilZ domain-containing protein has product MEINNPVTILHVGKLVTADRECLCVVHSLSSRQALVRTSLPLGAGESVTLGLRNGFSVSAVVGLVMSDLVSLLFEDLVSITTILAEQRDGRSERGAVRLRIAMPISISTSTGVQVSMMQDISLFGIRVLDELEQLQDNLKVQVAIDGLGKRDATVRWRQSPYTGLSFEVPLGFKLLDQWTAQIASRDGN; this is encoded by the coding sequence TTGGAGATCAACAACCCAGTCACAATCTTGCACGTTGGCAAGCTCGTTACAGCTGACAGGGAATGCCTGTGCGTCGTACATTCGCTCTCGTCGCGCCAAGCGCTTGTCCGGACCAGCCTGCCGCTCGGCGCAGGCGAAAGTGTTACATTGGGCCTGCGTAACGGCTTTTCCGTGTCCGCCGTCGTCGGGCTTGTCATGAGCGATCTTGTGTCGCTGCTGTTTGAAGACCTCGTCTCCATCACCACCATATTGGCGGAGCAACGCGACGGAAGGAGTGAAAGGGGAGCGGTGCGGCTGAGGATTGCCATGCCCATTTCCATAAGCACTTCGACCGGCGTTCAGGTCAGCATGATGCAGGACATTTCCTTGTTCGGCATCAGGGTCTTGGACGAATTGGAACAGTTGCAGGACAATCTGAAAGTTCAGGTGGCGATAGACGGCCTTGGCAAGCGGGATGCCACGGTCCGCTGGCGCCAGTCCCCCTATACAGGCCTCAGCTTTGAAGTGCCGTTGGGTTTCAAACTGCTGGATCAATGGACCGCCCAAATAGCGAGTAGGGATGGAAACTGA
- a CDS encoding M28 family metallopeptidase codes for MRSTLSAGLIALLAGGAALAAPSDVTPSIDTMKEVVKEISSDAYEGRAPGTVGEEKTLAYLVQRFEALGLKPGNKDSWFQDVPLVEITAKNVTPMRFTGGKTPLSLDYGSQMVVATYRTAQPHIEVKDSPVIFVGYGINAPEKKWNDYAGVNVRGKTVVILVNDPDYQATALHGPFGGRAMTYYGRWTYKFEEAARQGAAAAIIVHDTAPAAYGWNVVQSSWTGAQHVADSANGNANQSAAIGWMQKDKAAALMASAGLNLDTLSAAAKKRGFRAVPLKGVKASISFDNLIRKHSSRNVVALLPGKARPGEYVLYTAHWDHLGRCEAAPDGDDICNGAIDNATGTAALVALAEANVKAGPTERSQVFLAVTAEESGLLGSAYYGNRPVFPLNQTVGGVNMDALSMAGPARNVVVIGKGKSQLDAYLDRALAAQNRVASLEPTPEKGFYYRSDHFSFAKHGVPMLYFEGGQDLQKGGPEAGAKAARDYEEHRYHAPKDEYDPNWDWTGVKADLRLYYDVGRALANGTDWPNWTPGDEFRAIRDKSRADK; via the coding sequence ATGCGATCCACTCTATCTGCAGGCCTGATCGCTCTCCTCGCCGGGGGCGCGGCATTGGCGGCCCCTTCCGATGTCACCCCGTCGATCGACACGATGAAAGAAGTCGTGAAGGAAATTTCGTCCGACGCCTATGAAGGCCGTGCGCCCGGCACGGTGGGTGAGGAAAAGACGCTCGCCTATCTGGTTCAGCGGTTCGAAGCCCTGGGACTGAAGCCGGGTAACAAGGACAGCTGGTTCCAGGACGTTCCGCTGGTCGAAATCACCGCGAAGAACGTCACGCCGATGCGCTTCACCGGCGGAAAGACGCCGCTCTCGCTCGACTATGGATCGCAGATGGTCGTCGCCACATACCGCACGGCCCAGCCCCATATCGAGGTGAAGGACAGCCCCGTCATATTCGTGGGCTACGGCATCAACGCACCGGAAAAAAAGTGGAACGATTATGCCGGGGTGAATGTCCGCGGCAAGACGGTCGTCATTCTCGTCAACGATCCCGACTATCAGGCGACGGCCTTGCACGGCCCCTTCGGCGGGCGAGCCATGACCTATTATGGCCGGTGGACCTACAAGTTCGAGGAAGCAGCCCGGCAGGGCGCGGCTGCCGCGATCATCGTGCATGACACGGCGCCCGCCGCCTATGGCTGGAACGTCGTGCAGTCGAGCTGGACAGGCGCGCAACATGTGGCCGACAGCGCCAACGGCAATGCGAACCAGTCCGCTGCGATCGGCTGGATGCAAAAGGACAAGGCGGCGGCGCTGATGGCCAGCGCGGGCCTCAATCTCGACACGCTGAGCGCTGCGGCGAAAAAACGCGGCTTCAGGGCCGTGCCACTGAAGGGCGTGAAGGCCAGCATCTCCTTCGATAACCTGATCCGCAAGCACAGTTCCAGGAATGTCGTCGCGCTGCTGCCGGGCAAGGCACGACCTGGTGAATATGTGCTCTATACTGCCCATTGGGACCATCTTGGCCGGTGCGAGGCAGCGCCCGACGGGGACGATATCTGTAACGGCGCAATCGACAATGCGACCGGGACTGCGGCGCTCGTCGCGCTGGCGGAGGCCAATGTCAAAGCCGGTCCCACTGAACGCAGCCAGGTGTTCCTTGCCGTCACCGCTGAAGAATCCGGCCTCCTGGGGTCAGCCTATTATGGCAATCGCCCGGTTTTCCCGCTGAACCAGACGGTTGGCGGCGTCAATATGGATGCGCTCAGCATGGCGGGACCGGCCAGGAATGTCGTGGTGATCGGCAAGGGCAAGTCACAGCTGGACGCCTATCTCGATCGCGCACTGGCTGCGCAGAACCGGGTGGCGAGCCTGGAGCCCACGCCGGAAAAGGGCTTTTATTACAGATCCGACCATTTCAGCTTCGCCAAGCACGGCGTGCCGATGCTCTATTTCGAAGGCGGTCAGGATTTGCAAAAAGGCGGCCCGGAGGCGGGCGCCAAAGCGGCCAGAGATTATGAAGAACATCGCTATCATGCCCCGAAGGACGAATATGATCCCAATTGGGATTGGACCGGCGTGAAAGCTGATCTGAGGCTTTACTATGATGTTGGGCGGGCGTTGGCGAATGGGACGGACTGGCCCAACTGGACGCCGGGCGATGAATTTCGGGCGATCCGCGACAAGAGCCGGGCAGATAAATAA
- the nrdR gene encoding transcriptional regulator NrdR produces MRCPFCSHDDSQVKDSRPTEDGAAIRRRRQCEACGARFTTFERIQLRDIWVVKSEGRKEAFDRDKLARSIDIACRKRQIDPSRLEKLISGIQRQLETSGEGEVPARAIGEMVMEGLKRLDSVAYIRFASVYKDFTDARDFEDFAGTVKEVGSE; encoded by the coding sequence ATGCGCTGCCCCTTCTGTTCCCATGACGACAGCCAGGTAAAAGACAGCCGTCCGACCGAAGATGGCGCAGCCATCCGCCGTCGTCGGCAGTGCGAGGCCTGTGGAGCGCGCTTCACTACCTTCGAGCGCATCCAGCTTCGCGATATTTGGGTGGTAAAGAGCGAGGGGCGCAAGGAAGCCTTCGACCGCGACAAGCTCGCTCGATCCATCGACATCGCCTGCCGCAAGCGCCAGATCGATCCAAGCCGTCTCGAAAAGCTCATTTCCGGCATCCAGCGCCAGCTTGAAACAAGCGGTGAAGGCGAAGTGCCCGCCCGCGCGATCGGGGAAATGGTGATGGAGGGCCTGAAACGGCTCGACAGCGTCGCCTACATCCGCTTCGCCAGCGTCTATAAGGATTTCACAGACGCGCGCGACTTTGAGGATTTCGCAGGCACCGTGAAGGAGGTCGGGAGTGAGTGA